The following are encoded together in the Candidatus Tumulicola sp. genome:
- a CDS encoding glycosyltransferase family 39 protein yields the protein MNSDSTSPKRSGSGIPGISSPAVAAIVGGLIAALIVLPGLGLGTLWDNSETTYGEVAREILLRHDWLIMHFNGSKYFVQPPLYFWLAALCAKAFGVSAFSLRLPSALATIALSAMTGYAVSRQVGVRAGVYAALLLSTCVMQAVIGRLAIMDALLDLTVSMAIFWWFRGLQSGRARYHAYGAAAAGFGFLAKGFVAPVVALLVIIPYFFWNRRHERTIAPSVRSCVLAAAVFLAVSLPWPVLLSSTEGFSMAPLAILFGQYTIGRYTGIIENQGGPLWYYLPVIILGFFPWFAFFPMAIVRGTQLLRGSVDPARARLLRLAFVWMVLPLAFFSLAQTKLPNYVALEFPALALLTALYFDDIVTTGPNRAAVISAAFVPVTIGGLAIAIAAFVSDNKLHAAAAAILPVLSALGAAIFLFALVVTVLIASRSTAWAAPVVLAAAAIVAMDTAAIVLLPAAEAFKPVPRLAAIVQRERLPGDIVAIQNTRGGNALLFYTAPKVEVLAPFGSRARSADGVDPHAAICNAPRVWVVAPLPKTGEPQTFGPTFGRQRRLVASDQRAVLLLYYGSGCD from the coding sequence TTGAATTCGGACTCGACGTCGCCGAAGCGTTCGGGATCCGGGATTCCCGGAATTTCGTCGCCGGCGGTGGCGGCGATTGTCGGCGGTCTCATCGCGGCCCTCATCGTGTTGCCGGGGCTCGGTCTCGGTACGCTTTGGGACAACAGCGAAACGACGTACGGCGAAGTAGCGCGCGAAATACTGCTCAGACACGACTGGCTGATCATGCACTTCAACGGCTCGAAGTACTTCGTGCAGCCGCCACTGTATTTTTGGCTAGCGGCCTTGTGCGCGAAGGCGTTTGGCGTGAGCGCGTTCTCGCTGCGTTTACCCTCGGCACTGGCAACCATCGCATTGTCGGCCATGACCGGCTATGCGGTCTCGCGTCAAGTCGGCGTACGAGCCGGCGTTTACGCCGCGCTCTTATTGTCGACGTGCGTGATGCAAGCGGTGATCGGCAGGTTGGCGATCATGGACGCATTGCTCGATTTAACGGTCTCGATGGCGATCTTTTGGTGGTTTCGCGGCTTGCAAAGCGGCAGAGCGCGGTATCATGCGTACGGCGCCGCGGCCGCGGGTTTCGGTTTCCTAGCGAAGGGATTCGTCGCTCCCGTCGTAGCGCTGCTCGTCATCATTCCGTACTTTTTTTGGAATCGCCGCCACGAACGGACCATCGCGCCATCCGTGCGCTCGTGTGTCTTGGCTGCTGCGGTATTCCTCGCCGTTTCGTTGCCGTGGCCGGTGCTGCTCTCGTCCACCGAGGGGTTCTCGATGGCACCGCTCGCGATTCTCTTCGGGCAATATACGATCGGGCGCTACACCGGAATCATCGAAAATCAAGGCGGCCCGCTTTGGTATTACCTCCCCGTCATCATCCTCGGCTTTTTTCCGTGGTTCGCATTTTTTCCGATGGCGATCGTTCGAGGAACGCAACTCCTCCGCGGCAGCGTCGACCCCGCGCGAGCCCGGTTGTTGCGCCTCGCATTCGTATGGATGGTGCTTCCGCTGGCGTTCTTCAGTCTGGCGCAGACGAAGCTACCGAACTATGTTGCTCTCGAATTTCCGGCGCTCGCGCTCCTGACGGCGCTGTACTTCGACGACATCGTCACCACCGGGCCGAATCGAGCGGCGGTTATCTCGGCGGCGTTCGTGCCGGTAACGATCGGCGGATTGGCGATCGCAATCGCGGCGTTCGTAAGCGACAACAAGCTGCACGCCGCCGCCGCGGCGATCCTTCCGGTACTCAGCGCGCTCGGCGCGGCGATATTCCTATTCGCACTGGTGGTGACGGTTCTGATCGCGTCGCGCTCGACCGCCTGGGCCGCACCGGTCGTGTTGGCTGCCGCCGCCATCGTCGCAATGGATACCGCGGCGATCGTGCTATTGCCGGCGGCCGAGGCGTTTAAACCCGTGCCGCGTCTTGCCGCGATCGTGCAACGCGAACGTCTGCCCGGCGACATCGTCGCCATCCAGAATACCAGGGGCGGAAATGCGTTGTTGTTTTATACCGCGCCGAAAGTCGAGGTTCTGGCGCCTTTCGGATCGCGTGCAAGAAGCGCGGATGGCGTCGATCCGCACGCTGCGATTTGCAATGCGCCGCGGGTCTGGGTCGTTGCGCCATTGCCAAAAACCGGCGAGCCGCAAACGTTCGGCCCGACATTCGGGCGTCAGCGCCGCCTGGTCGCGAGCGATCAGCGCGCCGTGCTGCTGTTATACTACGGCAGCGGTTGCGATTGA
- a CDS encoding PQQ-binding-like beta-propeller repeat protein translates to MFRSSSVVAGALFVALALSACNHAASSASPVTWTMYQNGLTHNAVLPSQLPETTYAIDTGAKMNGGLAYDGRWLYAATFAGDLLAIDPANGAVQWRTRADDVLMSSPIVAGGMVFVGSGTNRQLWERKGSAAWGRPSGNHWYAFKADSGAAVWQYPTVGEAMPSAAYDNGVLVFATGDNFAQAVDALTGRLLWKTQVPGVPTMASAMIDRGVVFLAATQGKPEVYEIGRSHTLALDLHTGAIRWSAPYGNGDCTPTVAQNMVFVESAKDGPKGPLEATGNNSVVALDETTGKMRWRYTSATGYYTAVGSNERAIAGTYDGGVLYQSIPATSELLAFDAATGRVKWHMHTNASVKMSPVIDRGSVYVGDTGGVFYRLDARTGAVLAAVPYDRPYTTSPPVILGKTLFVTDTEYLRALPLSNF, encoded by the coding sequence TTGTTTCGGTCATCATCCGTCGTCGCGGGCGCACTTTTTGTCGCGCTCGCGCTTTCGGCTTGCAATCATGCGGCCTCGAGCGCTTCGCCGGTCACCTGGACGATGTATCAGAACGGCTTGACGCATAACGCGGTGCTTCCTTCGCAACTTCCCGAAACGACCTACGCGATCGACACGGGAGCCAAGATGAACGGTGGACTCGCCTACGACGGACGCTGGCTCTATGCGGCAACGTTTGCGGGCGATCTGCTGGCGATCGACCCGGCCAACGGCGCGGTGCAATGGCGCACCCGCGCGGACGACGTGCTGATGTCGAGTCCGATCGTCGCCGGAGGCATGGTCTTCGTCGGCTCCGGGACGAACCGCCAACTGTGGGAACGTAAGGGATCGGCGGCATGGGGACGGCCGTCGGGCAATCACTGGTACGCCTTCAAAGCCGATAGCGGTGCGGCGGTATGGCAGTATCCGACCGTCGGTGAAGCGATGCCCTCGGCCGCCTACGACAATGGCGTGTTGGTATTCGCGACCGGTGATAATTTCGCGCAGGCGGTCGACGCGCTAACCGGTCGATTGCTTTGGAAGACGCAGGTACCGGGCGTCCCGACGATGGCGTCGGCGATGATCGATCGCGGGGTCGTGTTTCTCGCCGCGACGCAGGGCAAACCGGAGGTCTACGAGATCGGCCGCAGCCATACGCTCGCGCTGGATTTGCACACCGGCGCGATTCGCTGGAGCGCTCCATACGGTAACGGCGACTGCACGCCGACGGTCGCGCAAAACATGGTGTTCGTCGAGTCGGCCAAAGACGGCCCGAAAGGTCCGCTCGAAGCCACCGGCAACAACAGCGTGGTCGCGCTCGATGAAACGACCGGCAAAATGCGCTGGCGCTATACCAGCGCAACCGGATACTACACCGCAGTCGGTTCCAACGAACGCGCGATCGCCGGCACGTACGACGGCGGCGTTCTCTATCAATCGATTCCGGCGACGTCCGAGTTGCTCGCGTTCGACGCCGCGACCGGACGCGTGAAGTGGCACATGCACACCAACGCTTCCGTCAAGATGAGCCCGGTGATCGACCGCGGCAGCGTTTACGTCGGCGACACGGGAGGGGTGTTCTACCGGCTCGATGCCCGCACCGGCGCCGTACTCGCCGCGGTTCCGTACGACCGGCCGTACACCACGTCGCCGCCGGTCATTCTCGGCAAGACGCTGTTCGTCACCGACACGGAGTACTTACGCGCTCTGCCCCTGTCGAACTTCTAG
- a CDS encoding Thivi_2564 family membrane protein, translated as MPLLEVVIVLIVVGVLLWLINTYIPMAGPIKSILNAVVVIAVVVWLLQVFGLWNSVAHFKVGS; from the coding sequence ATGCCGTTATTAGAAGTCGTTATCGTCCTGATCGTGGTCGGCGTCCTATTGTGGTTGATCAATACCTACATTCCGATGGCCGGACCAATAAAATCGATCCTCAACGCCGTTGTTGTGATTGCGGTCGTCGTCTGGTTGCTGCAAGTCTTTGGTCTGTGGAATTCGGTCGCGCACTTTAAAGTCGGTAGCTAG
- a CDS encoding endonuclease/exonuclease/phosphatase family protein, which yields MRVLALNLRAGGSRKKLGGLLAGTLEHRPDVVVYSEFRDTAAGEFLRSGLRAGGLEHAAWSGSAADNGVLIAARTPFASLVNPFGLEPDEYPDAVVRARFETIDIFGVYLPGQDRKRPHLRSLIATAQRYNERGARALCIGDFNSGRNETDIEINVRTGRLADEFSTADLYEQLERYWTEAWLSAHPGQIDYSWQPFRRDAKYVGRSGWRIDKAFVSAALLPAVRAAEYDHSFRELRLTDHSALIVDLNEPPAM from the coding sequence ATGCGCGTCCTAGCCCTCAACCTGCGCGCCGGCGGAAGCCGCAAGAAGCTCGGCGGACTGCTTGCGGGAACGCTCGAGCATCGACCAGACGTCGTGGTGTATTCCGAGTTTCGCGATACCGCTGCTGGCGAGTTTTTGCGATCGGGCTTGCGTGCGGGAGGCTTGGAGCATGCTGCCTGGTCCGGTTCCGCCGCGGATAACGGCGTGTTGATCGCCGCGCGCACCCCGTTCGCCTCACTCGTCAATCCGTTCGGGCTGGAACCGGACGAATATCCGGACGCCGTTGTGCGAGCGCGCTTCGAAACGATCGATATCTTCGGCGTCTATCTGCCCGGACAAGACCGCAAGCGGCCGCATCTGCGGTCGCTGATCGCAACAGCGCAACGCTACAACGAACGCGGTGCGCGCGCGTTGTGCATCGGCGATTTCAACTCCGGCCGCAACGAGACCGACATCGAGATCAATGTCCGGACCGGACGCCTGGCCGACGAGTTTAGCACCGCCGATCTCTACGAACAACTCGAGCGATATTGGACCGAGGCGTGGCTCTCAGCCCATCCCGGTCAAATCGACTATAGCTGGCAGCCCTTCCGTCGCGATGCCAAGTACGTGGGCCGCAGCGGCTGGCGGATCGATAAGGCCTTCGTTTCGGCCGCACTGCTGCCGGCCGTTCGCGCGGCGGAATACGACCACTCGTTTCGCGAGCTTCGACTCACCGATCACTCCGCGCTGATCGTCGACCTGAACGAGCCGCCGGCCATGTGA
- a CDS encoding SpoIIE family protein phosphatase: protein MTMRRPLILLLFVLVAIVVGLVLGGVAIRNSVAQSFATGQQIRSARTLVFGAIESQLNEETGIRGYAATGDAEFLQPYNVGRANLPSIFPKLASRLQALHMSDGLADVEAARDTNDLWLRIVAAPTIRDRHYKVLESARLGKVLVDRFRSQMARLQIAMDAQNSLLQEAYQRDLVELGLIVGLSALLLLATGLIFADAQTRAWNRIDVQRRERLEQSMRERELLATQRGLRAAYEAEKRIADTLQEAFSHKQLPASPAVSFSATYVPATDEARVGGDWYDAFDIGNNRILFSIGDIAGHGLSAAVAMSRVRNEMLSGALTDLNAEAILARVNHRILAQGPQAPIATAIVGIADAERYEFLYATAGHPPPVLIEPGRPARLLAFGGLPLGVSEKSSYQTRRVQTVPGARFILYTDGVIEHTRNILEGERLLLQAANATSTVDDAAEAIYRSIFSDHGASDDVAILTIGFSLIRRLGMTVSAEDGNASFRGEVRGEQTSLAPDGPGVANGVAALWGLAS from the coding sequence ATGACGATGCGGCGACCGTTAATACTGCTCTTATTCGTATTAGTGGCGATCGTTGTCGGACTCGTGCTCGGCGGCGTTGCGATTCGAAATTCGGTGGCGCAATCGTTCGCGACCGGTCAGCAGATTCGCAGTGCGCGAACGCTGGTGTTCGGCGCAATCGAATCGCAGCTGAATGAAGAGACCGGTATCCGCGGTTATGCCGCCACCGGCGACGCGGAGTTCTTGCAGCCTTACAACGTGGGCCGCGCGAACTTGCCGTCGATCTTCCCAAAGTTGGCGAGCCGTCTCCAGGCGTTGCATATGAGCGATGGGCTGGCAGACGTCGAAGCAGCGCGCGACACGAACGACCTATGGTTGCGTATCGTTGCCGCCCCGACGATTCGCGATCGCCATTACAAGGTGCTGGAGTCTGCGCGTCTCGGCAAGGTGTTGGTGGATCGTTTCCGATCGCAGATGGCGCGCCTCCAAATCGCGATGGACGCGCAAAACTCGTTGCTGCAGGAAGCCTATCAGCGAGATCTCGTGGAGCTCGGTTTGATCGTTGGGCTCTCGGCCCTCTTATTGCTCGCAACCGGATTGATCTTCGCTGACGCGCAAACGCGTGCATGGAATCGGATCGATGTGCAGCGTCGGGAACGACTGGAGCAGTCGATGCGCGAACGCGAGTTGCTGGCGACGCAGCGCGGTTTACGGGCTGCCTACGAGGCCGAGAAACGCATCGCCGACACGTTACAAGAAGCGTTCTCGCACAAACAGTTGCCGGCATCGCCCGCGGTCAGCTTTAGCGCGACATACGTGCCGGCGACCGACGAGGCGCGCGTCGGCGGAGATTGGTACGATGCGTTCGACATAGGCAACAATCGCATATTATTCAGCATCGGCGACATCGCGGGTCACGGTTTGTCGGCGGCGGTCGCAATGAGCCGCGTCCGCAATGAGATGTTGTCGGGCGCGCTGACGGATCTCAATGCCGAGGCGATTTTGGCTCGCGTGAACCATCGCATCCTAGCACAAGGCCCGCAAGCGCCGATTGCGACGGCGATTGTCGGAATCGCCGACGCCGAACGGTACGAATTCTTGTATGCGACGGCTGGCCATCCGCCGCCGGTACTGATCGAACCGGGCCGGCCGGCACGACTGCTCGCCTTCGGCGGATTGCCGTTGGGCGTGTCCGAAAAGAGTTCGTATCAAACGCGTCGCGTTCAGACCGTCCCCGGCGCGCGGTTCATCTTGTATACCGACGGCGTCATCGAACACACGAGAAATATTTTGGAAGGGGAGCGCTTGTTGCTGCAAGCGGCGAATGCAACGTCCACGGTCGACGACGCGGCCGAAGCAATTTATCGCTCGATCTTCAGCGATCACGGCGCATCCGACGACGTCGCCATCCTCACGATCGGCTTTTCGCTGATCCGGCGGCTGGGTATGACTGTTTCCGCCGAGGACGGAAACGCTTCGTTCCGGGGCGAGGTGCGTGGCGAGCAAACATCTCTCGCCCCGGACGGACCGGGCGTCGCAAATGGCGTTGCCGCATTGTGGGGATTGGCGTCATGA
- a CDS encoding STAS domain-containing protein — MSDRSTFEVIKLAGELDVARKDELHAALVIGASARAILLDMSEVTYADSTALTEMLRFSTQAERERVPVAIVATSPQLDRIIHYAGLNEVFKIFTDRGEALSYLESAS; from the coding sequence ATGAGCGATCGTTCAACGTTCGAAGTGATCAAGTTGGCCGGCGAGCTGGACGTCGCGCGCAAAGACGAGTTGCACGCCGCGCTCGTGATCGGCGCATCGGCGCGCGCGATCCTGTTAGATATGAGCGAGGTCACGTACGCCGACTCTACCGCTCTCACCGAGATGCTACGCTTTAGCACGCAGGCCGAACGAGAGCGCGTTCCGGTGGCGATCGTCGCGACGAGCCCGCAACTCGATCGCATTATCCATTACGCGGGCCTCAACGAAGTGTTCAAGATCTTTACCGATCGCGGCGAAGCCCTCAGCTACTTAGAATCGGCATCCTAG
- a CDS encoding ATP-binding protein, which yields MVSGELKLQRPAHVHAAKPMRHALVAFLSALEVPEVEQVDVITAVGEALANAVEHGYRGSQIPDVSLRARLDANGTLAVDVIDGGRHKPVVQHIDRGFGLRIVRSIAQSIELDADEADGTALRMFFKLSA from the coding sequence GTGGTTAGCGGCGAACTGAAGCTTCAGCGTCCGGCGCACGTGCACGCGGCCAAGCCGATGCGCCATGCGTTGGTGGCCTTTCTATCGGCGCTGGAGGTTCCCGAAGTCGAACAGGTCGACGTGATCACGGCCGTCGGTGAAGCGCTGGCCAATGCCGTCGAGCATGGGTATCGCGGTTCGCAAATCCCCGACGTGTCGCTACGGGCGCGGCTCGACGCGAATGGAACGCTGGCCGTCGACGTAATCGATGGTGGCCGTCACAAGCCGGTCGTGCAGCACATCGATCGAGGTTTCGGTTTGCGGATCGTCCGTTCCATCGCGCAGTCGATCGAGCTGGACGCGGACGAGGCCGATGGAACCGCGCTCCGGATGTTCTTCAAACTAAGCGCGTAG
- a CDS encoding peptide-N4-asparagine amidase, giving the protein MRNYFRRMAQWSAVIALTAAGTACAGHDNSASLFPQGTSAQSAALSGPLSLSRSAQKMRGIVGRGGMHATGSSNYPVTADPPISHPPVTPCVDKLFNPHTPPLSTGGSDVGTFADYGDHPFNYAPPANCPGPYAKIVMKIKFSVTAGIQYDRTGAVWIGGTNVFFGTTSEPGPGMSPAWTIERDVTEYAPAFANAAPAQASVYNIVNSQYTGIIYGTAELDFYPATKQYPAPSDVADAVYPMAAGAAGGYVYLDSPTDQLTGTFSFPQNVQAAYLDVFLEPQSNDEFWYSCFPNDLAEKLGNCGNTGFREGEVSVDGQPAGVAPIYPFIFTGGFDPNLWVPIPGVNTLNFKPYRVDLTPFAGTLDDGNPHTVSVSVFNDDNYFATSGALLIYEDHGSSQVTGGLISNGTAVTPNQVVTEHVKSTPSGGAQGTIEVSATHPVSLNGYVVTSKGRIQTRVTQSVAFDNHQSIVDTDSQYKQNIKQTMTLTSNVSTQTNGRSYQSHAQLSWPLNVGYNYTVGQNSAKQVVSILQTRTGSGYDQQRKNAQTWLQQNTVNATDTLTIIGQGATPSDGKSRQQYKSSNVDGSCYAKTITSVNYVLKNIIKGC; this is encoded by the coding sequence ATGCGTAATTATTTCCGTCGTATGGCGCAGTGGTCGGCCGTAATAGCGCTGACCGCAGCCGGCACCGCCTGTGCCGGCCACGACAACAGCGCTTCCCTCTTTCCACAAGGCACGAGCGCGCAAAGCGCCGCGCTCTCCGGCCCGCTCTCGCTGTCTCGCAGCGCACAAAAAATGCGCGGCATCGTCGGACGCGGCGGCATGCACGCTACAGGCTCGAGCAATTATCCGGTGACGGCCGATCCGCCCATCTCGCACCCACCGGTAACGCCGTGCGTCGATAAACTGTTCAACCCGCACACGCCTCCGCTCTCGACCGGCGGTTCGGACGTCGGCACGTTTGCAGACTACGGCGATCACCCGTTTAACTACGCGCCGCCCGCGAACTGTCCCGGTCCGTATGCGAAGATCGTTATGAAGATCAAGTTCAGCGTTACGGCCGGTATTCAATACGATCGCACCGGCGCCGTGTGGATCGGCGGCACCAACGTCTTCTTCGGAACGACCTCCGAGCCGGGCCCGGGCATGAGCCCCGCGTGGACCATCGAGCGCGACGTTACCGAATATGCGCCGGCGTTCGCGAATGCCGCCCCCGCACAAGCGTCGGTATATAACATCGTCAACTCGCAATACACCGGCATCATCTACGGTACCGCCGAGCTGGATTTCTATCCGGCCACCAAGCAATATCCGGCGCCTTCCGACGTCGCCGATGCGGTGTATCCGATGGCGGCCGGCGCGGCCGGCGGCTACGTGTACTTAGATTCGCCGACCGATCAGCTCACCGGCACGTTCTCGTTTCCGCAAAACGTGCAGGCAGCGTATCTCGACGTCTTCCTCGAACCGCAAAGCAACGACGAGTTTTGGTACTCGTGTTTCCCCAACGATTTGGCCGAGAAGCTGGGTAACTGCGGCAACACCGGTTTCCGCGAAGGTGAAGTGTCGGTCGACGGACAGCCGGCAGGCGTCGCGCCGATCTATCCGTTCATCTTTACGGGCGGCTTCGACCCAAATCTGTGGGTTCCGATTCCGGGCGTCAACACGCTCAACTTCAAGCCGTATCGCGTCGACCTGACGCCGTTCGCCGGGACGCTCGACGACGGTAACCCGCACACCGTTTCGGTGTCGGTCTTCAACGACGACAATTACTTCGCAACCAGCGGCGCGCTGCTGATTTACGAAGATCACGGTTCGTCGCAAGTGACCGGCGGGTTGATTTCCAACGGCACCGCGGTAACCCCAAACCAAGTCGTCACCGAGCACGTGAAGTCGACGCCGTCGGGTGGCGCGCAAGGAACGATCGAGGTGTCGGCCACGCATCCGGTTAGTTTGAACGGGTACGTCGTCACGTCGAAGGGGCGCATCCAGACGCGAGTGACGCAAAGCGTCGCGTTCGACAACCATCAATCGATCGTCGACACGGATTCGCAATACAAGCAAAACATCAAGCAGACGATGACGCTTACGTCGAACGTTTCGACCCAAACGAATGGGCGCTCGTACCAGTCGCACGCGCAGCTCAGTTGGCCGCTCAACGTCGGCTACAACTACACAGTCGGACAGAACAGCGCCAAGCAGGTCGTGTCGATTCTGCAAACTCGGACCGGCAGCGGGTACGACCAACAGCGTAAGAACGCACAAACGTGGCTCCAGCAGAATACCGTCAATGCCACCGATACGCTGACCATCATCGGCCAGGGCGCCACGCCGAGCGACGGCAAGAGCCGCCAGCAATACAAGTCGTCGAATGTCGACGGCTCGTGTTATGCCAAGACGATCACGTCGGTTAACTACGTTCTCAAGAATATCATTAAGGGCTGCTAG
- a CDS encoding DUF4142 domain-containing protein encodes MKFFSALIAVAVAAISIPVLAQTGEGSNAFDQKFVTMAMQSNNTEIDQAHAILAKHPNASVRLFANTMIKDHTTASSTLGAIAHSLNLSYPNSHVQTGSSTGAGTPPPASGSGAVMSTTSARSYMQLQVKEHNDAIALFQNEARNGGSGQLRTFAADTLPTLKAHLAMANQYLASGTITPKPTPTPAM; translated from the coding sequence ATGAAATTTTTCAGCGCACTCATTGCCGTCGCTGTGGCGGCCATATCGATACCGGTGTTGGCGCAGACCGGTGAAGGCTCGAACGCTTTCGACCAAAAATTCGTCACGATGGCTATGCAGTCGAACAATACTGAGATCGATCAGGCGCACGCCATTTTGGCAAAACACCCAAACGCCAGCGTCCGGCTATTCGCGAACACGATGATCAAAGACCACACCACCGCAAGCAGCACGCTCGGTGCCATCGCGCACAGTTTGAATCTCAGCTATCCAAACTCGCACGTTCAGACCGGCAGTTCCACCGGAGCGGGAACGCCACCGCCGGCTTCAGGTTCGGGAGCGGTGATGTCCACGACGTCGGCGCGTTCGTACATGCAATTGCAAGTCAAAGAGCATAACGACGCGATCGCACTGTTCCAAAACGAAGCCCGAAACGGCGGATCGGGACAGTTACGCACGTTTGCAGCCGACACGCTCCCGACCCTCAAAGCCCATCTCGCGATGGCCAACCAATACCTCGCGAGCGGCACGATCACACCGAAACCGACGCCCACCCCGGCAATGTAG